A window from Leptospira meyeri encodes these proteins:
- a CDS encoding NADase-type glycan-binding domain-containing protein, which yields MNLIQLGFLLFLFSLFFSCHTSEKQLDFGHTQSVGQMNPEEPWRFSPEFALDDKISTAFCANAKEFGSGFTLYLNSYSQFSALRILNGYHKSANELKTNDSIKKLRLSSFTMETNDQKSKMKIGSTMDLEIGKPKFGKSGFQVLDLDSKFQGNVIRLEILETYGLGSTGRVCISEVQFGEIQNDKFLFYPWVSFDKIKRTIEQFGKAERHFAGFKQLVLANEKGTISFYDQGTILPVFFKADQTFSFSEMYGEGDPLGFLPSIVGTYTILQSSEEGLELNLSYFDGGGIERNISWIFKRAEVGDEDYENFKTKLGTRFSEVFNPKTHFLLVLKEKESGRTFYHYELPKPK from the coding sequence ATGAATTTGATTCAGCTTGGATTTCTTTTATTCCTGTTTTCTCTTTTTTTTAGTTGCCATACCTCCGAAAAACAATTGGATTTTGGCCATACCCAAAGTGTTGGACAAATGAATCCTGAAGAACCATGGCGATTCAGTCCCGAGTTTGCTTTGGATGATAAAATTTCCACCGCATTTTGTGCGAACGCTAAAGAGTTCGGTTCTGGATTTACTCTCTATCTAAATTCCTATTCTCAATTTTCCGCCTTACGGATACTAAATGGATATCATAAATCGGCTAATGAATTAAAAACAAATGATTCCATTAAAAAACTTCGCCTCTCATCCTTTACGATGGAAACCAATGACCAAAAATCAAAGATGAAAATTGGTTCTACAATGGATTTAGAAATCGGAAAACCCAAGTTTGGAAAATCTGGATTTCAAGTTTTGGATTTGGATTCCAAATTCCAAGGGAATGTGATTCGTTTGGAAATTTTGGAAACCTATGGTTTGGGATCCACAGGACGTGTTTGTATTTCCGAGGTTCAGTTTGGAGAAATCCAAAATGACAAATTTTTATTCTATCCGTGGGTCTCCTTTGACAAAATCAAAAGAACCATTGAACAATTTGGTAAGGCTGAAAGGCATTTTGCTGGATTCAAACAATTGGTTTTGGCCAATGAAAAAGGAACCATTTCTTTTTATGACCAAGGTACCATCCTCCCTGTTTTTTTTAAGGCCGACCAAACCTTTAGTTTTTCAGAGATGTATGGGGAAGGTGACCCTTTAGGATTTTTACCTTCCATTGTGGGAACTTATACCATCCTTCAGTCTTCGGAAGAGGGACTAGAATTAAATCTAAGTTACTTCGATGGGGGTGGTATCGAACGAAACATATCTTGGATTTTCAAACGTGCTGAGGTGGGGGATGAAGATTATGAAAATTTCAAAACCAAACTAGGAACTCGATTCTCTGAAGTGTTTAATCCCAAAACGCATTTTCTGTTAGTGCTAAAAGAAAAGGAATCAGGAAGAACTTTTTATCACTACGAATTACCTAAACCAAAGTAG
- the rpoD gene encoding RNA polymerase sigma factor RpoD — protein sequence MENLASLPEVQKIISIGKANREVSYDEINEILPDKILNSEKIDDVFTLLHEMGIEIVEEYSKKSLEESSSLTTTKEETTKETKEKPARKKRESSVSSSSEDPIRLYLKEIGKVSLISGETEVFLAKRIEKGEKIIEETILSSSILRQNFAKLIPKIKSKKIKVYDLVKVDKMYALNQEQADKLEKVFFENMELIQQDEKVLNESQNRIRKYSENSKKFKELKEKIDLSTGKIDEAIRKIGVSQKEIQKISQKIKSMVFRVKEIEKHFLKIKAKYGHDVREIKALNRFIEKNENLDEIEKMMGCDIDEVREVIKDIRNNERKLRRMEQEAGSPVGEIKDWGEKIIKGEREIAQAKRELVRANLRLVVSIAKRYANRGMHFFDLIQEGNIGLIRAVDKFEYKKGYKFSTYATWWIRQAITRAISDQARTIRVPVHMIEQVNKVIRETRLFVQEFGRDPSNDEIAERLGWPVQKVKAVKNVAREPISLEIPVGSEEDSELGDFIEDKEVISPLNSAASSILSEQIRQVLQTLPAREQKVIRMRFGLDDGYAQTLEEVGYQFKVTRERIRQIEAKALRRLRHPSRSKKLKDYID from the coding sequence ATGGAAAATCTAGCAAGCCTACCAGAAGTACAAAAGATCATCTCGATCGGAAAAGCAAATCGAGAGGTATCTTATGATGAAATTAATGAAATACTTCCGGATAAAATCTTAAATTCCGAAAAAATTGATGATGTCTTTACTTTGTTACACGAGATGGGGATTGAAATTGTAGAAGAGTATTCCAAAAAGTCTTTGGAAGAATCTAGTTCCCTCACGACAACAAAAGAAGAAACTACTAAGGAAACAAAAGAGAAACCTGCCCGTAAAAAAAGAGAGTCTAGTGTTTCTTCTAGTTCCGAAGATCCGATTCGCCTTTATTTAAAAGAAATTGGTAAAGTATCCCTTATCTCTGGGGAGACCGAAGTGTTCCTTGCAAAACGGATTGAGAAAGGTGAAAAGATCATCGAAGAAACAATCCTTAGTTCTTCCATATTACGCCAAAACTTTGCAAAACTAATCCCAAAAATAAAGTCCAAAAAAATCAAAGTTTATGACTTGGTAAAAGTGGACAAAATGTACGCTCTCAACCAAGAGCAAGCGGACAAATTAGAGAAAGTATTTTTTGAAAACATGGAACTCATCCAACAGGATGAAAAAGTTCTAAACGAATCTCAAAATCGTATTCGTAAATATTCTGAAAATTCAAAGAAGTTCAAAGAACTCAAAGAAAAAATTGATTTATCAACTGGTAAAATTGACGAAGCCATTCGCAAAATTGGTGTTTCTCAGAAAGAAATCCAAAAGATCTCTCAAAAGATCAAATCGATGGTATTCCGAGTTAAGGAAATTGAAAAACATTTCCTTAAAATCAAAGCCAAATACGGACATGATGTTCGTGAAATCAAAGCCCTCAACCGCTTCATCGAAAAAAATGAAAACCTAGATGAAATCGAAAAGATGATGGGATGTGACATTGATGAAGTTAGAGAAGTCATCAAAGACATTCGCAACAATGAAAGAAAACTCCGCCGTATGGAACAAGAAGCGGGTTCTCCTGTTGGCGAAATCAAAGACTGGGGCGAAAAAATCATCAAAGGGGAAAGAGAAATTGCACAAGCAAAACGAGAACTTGTGCGAGCAAACCTTCGTTTGGTGGTTTCCATTGCAAAACGATACGCCAATCGCGGAATGCATTTTTTTGATTTGATCCAAGAAGGAAACATTGGTCTCATTCGTGCTGTTGATAAGTTCGAATACAAAAAAGGTTATAAGTTTTCTACTTACGCCACTTGGTGGATCAGACAAGCCATCACACGTGCGATCTCTGACCAGGCACGAACCATCCGTGTTCCAGTTCACATGATCGAACAAGTGAATAAAGTGATCCGCGAAACACGTCTTTTCGTACAAGAATTTGGTCGTGATCCTTCCAATGATGAAATCGCTGAACGACTTGGTTGGCCTGTGCAAAAAGTAAAAGCAGTGAAGAACGTAGCAAGAGAGCCAATCTCTCTCGAGATTCCTGTGGGATCAGAAGAAGATTCTGAACTAGGTGATTTTATTGAAGACAAGGAAGTAATCTCTCCCCTGAACTCAGCGGCCTCTTCCATTCTTTCGGAACAAATCCGCCAGGTTTTGCAAACACTTCCAGCTCGGGAACAGAAGGTCATTCGGATGCGGTTTGGATTGGATGATGGGTATGCACAAACTCTCGAAGAAGTTGGATACCAATTTAAGGTAACTCGAGAGCGGATTCGTCAAATTGAAGCAAAAGCTCTTCGTCGTCTTCGTCACCCAAGTCGTTCGAAAAAACTCAAAGACTATATCGATTAA
- the dnaG gene encoding DNA primase has translation MNPYQSFKERVRREVSIDSYINRFVPLRRMGRNLVGICPFHNEKTPSFNVNAEGGFYHCFGCKASGDLFRFVMDYQKVDFLKSLEILSDYSGIPLVERTKEEEESERKKEALYQVSQKALEYFQRNLNTSAGEVALKYLESRGMYTEDLKVFKIGFGLPGFGNLRQDLFKTEAEVKLGEQLGLLKRQDQNRDPYDFFRNRIMFPVIDTRGRVIAFSGRILGESEEAKYINSPNSLIYDKSRTFYNLNLAQDSIRKTREAVIVEGVFDAIGLFRKGIEFVVAPLGTGFTEGHVRILKNMADKVYLMMDSDKAGTKGAFRAVNLLSKEGVAVKVCHIPEGKDPFDYSLHHNKQEIRDLLEAAAPASQFMIREILGGAGPSSLAEEKQAGVKKLFEFLKPMEKETDKQVYLEEGARQLGLSFSSLFQDFRGKPGVTSTPSAVDTKKERTPAKPGKVSPVLVCERKMIAMLIQNLELFSFADDLLSLEFRDEVSAFLWDYLYTKYLQNENLTAAEILSREEIPSEYLGMIAEHFTADDSTSPGTFKGMFLYHADLLDDARMEELVKEMAKPDLTIEEKNNLLSELSLLKSEKNKRSVYLRTIQTLEV, from the coding sequence GTGAATCCTTACCAAAGTTTTAAAGAAAGAGTTCGCAGAGAAGTCTCCATTGATTCTTATATCAACCGGTTTGTTCCTTTGCGTCGTATGGGTAGAAATCTTGTCGGAATTTGCCCGTTCCATAATGAAAAAACTCCATCTTTCAATGTAAACGCAGAAGGTGGATTCTACCATTGTTTTGGATGCAAAGCATCCGGTGATTTGTTTCGATTTGTAATGGACTACCAAAAGGTAGATTTTCTCAAATCTTTAGAAATCCTTTCTGACTATTCTGGAATTCCTCTTGTGGAAAGAACAAAGGAAGAAGAGGAATCGGAGCGAAAAAAAGAAGCCCTTTACCAAGTTTCCCAAAAAGCATTGGAATACTTTCAACGAAATTTAAATACCAGTGCTGGCGAAGTGGCTCTCAAATATTTAGAATCGCGTGGGATGTATACTGAAGATCTAAAGGTTTTTAAAATTGGATTTGGACTTCCTGGATTTGGAAATTTACGGCAAGATTTGTTTAAAACAGAAGCTGAAGTGAAATTAGGGGAACAGTTGGGACTCCTCAAAAGACAAGACCAAAATAGAGATCCTTATGACTTTTTTAGAAATCGCATTATGTTTCCGGTCATTGATACTCGTGGGCGAGTGATTGCCTTTTCGGGACGGATTCTTGGTGAATCAGAAGAAGCAAAATACATAAATAGTCCGAACTCCCTCATTTACGACAAAAGTCGTACGTTTTATAATTTGAATTTAGCCCAAGACAGCATTCGTAAAACTAGAGAGGCTGTCATCGTTGAAGGGGTGTTCGATGCCATTGGACTTTTTCGTAAAGGAATAGAGTTTGTGGTAGCACCGCTCGGAACTGGATTTACGGAAGGCCATGTGCGAATTCTCAAGAATATGGCGGACAAAGTGTACTTAATGATGGATTCTGATAAAGCAGGAACCAAAGGTGCTTTTCGTGCTGTAAATCTCCTTTCGAAGGAAGGTGTTGCGGTAAAAGTCTGTCATATCCCGGAAGGAAAAGATCCTTTTGATTATTCCCTTCATCATAACAAACAGGAAATTCGGGATCTACTCGAAGCAGCAGCTCCAGCTTCCCAATTTATGATTCGTGAAATCCTTGGTGGTGCTGGTCCTTCTTCTTTGGCAGAGGAAAAACAGGCCGGTGTCAAAAAACTTTTTGAATTCCTGAAACCCATGGAAAAGGAAACAGACAAACAAGTCTATTTAGAAGAGGGTGCACGCCAACTCGGGCTTTCATTTTCTTCGCTTTTTCAGGATTTTCGTGGTAAGCCAGGTGTAACTTCGACCCCCTCTGCGGTCGATACTAAAAAAGAACGGACACCTGCCAAACCTGGGAAAGTTTCTCCAGTTTTGGTTTGTGAACGTAAGATGATCGCAATGCTCATTCAGAATTTGGAACTGTTTAGTTTCGCTGATGATTTGTTGTCACTGGAGTTTCGAGATGAAGTATCTGCTTTTCTTTGGGACTATTTATATACGAAATACTTGCAGAATGAGAACTTAACAGCTGCAGAAATTCTTTCGAGGGAAGAGATTCCTTCGGAATACCTGGGAATGATTGCCGAACATTTTACGGCCGATGATTCGACAAGCCCAGGAACGTTTAAAGGGATGTTTCTTTACCATGCGGATTTGTTGGATGACGCAAGGATGGAAGAACTTGTCAAAGAGATGGCCAAACCTGATTTAACGATTGAAGAAAAGAACAATCTTTTGTCAGAACTTTCACTTTTAAAAAGTGAAAAAAATAAGAGATCCGTGTATCTCCGAACGATCCAAACGTTAGAAGTATAA
- a CDS encoding GatB/YqeY domain-containing protein: MTLQETINTDLKTALKAKDETVLGTLRLIKAEIQYELTKTGASELTDTAVMQILKSNFKRRKDTAVEYDKANRPDLSVKEIQEAEVILRYIPKEVSEEEISKAVNEAIVELNANGAQDMGKVMGKVMAKFKGQNIDGSKVSSLAKQALSAS, from the coding sequence ATGACCCTGCAAGAGACGATCAATACCGATCTAAAAACGGCATTAAAGGCCAAGGATGAAACAGTCCTCGGCACTTTGCGTCTCATCAAAGCAGAAATTCAATACGAATTAACCAAAACCGGTGCTTCCGAACTGACGGATACTGCTGTGATGCAGATCCTTAAATCCAATTTCAAACGAAGAAAGGACACGGCAGTCGAATACGACAAAGCCAATCGTCCCGATTTGTCAGTGAAAGAAATTCAGGAAGCAGAAGTCATCTTACGTTATATTCCGAAAGAAGTCTCCGAAGAAGAAATCTCAAAGGCTGTGAACGAGGCCATTGTGGAGTTGAATGCAAACGGGGCCCAGGATATGGGAAAGGTGATGGGTAAAGTAATGGCAAAATTTAAAGGACAAAATATAGACGGCTCCAAGGTATCCTCCCTCGCAAAACAAGCACTTAGCGCCAGTTAA
- the rpsU gene encoding 30S ribosomal protein S21, translated as MTPQVGIYLKEGESIEAALRRFKRDCANAGIMSEIKRREYFEKPSVVKKKAVEAAKRKRDKKKRLFAKKDKL; from the coding sequence ATGACCCCACAAGTAGGGATTTATTTAAAAGAAGGGGAATCCATCGAGGCTGCGCTTCGTAGGTTCAAAAGAGATTGTGCGAATGCAGGTATCATGAGCGAAATCAAACGTCGTGAATACTTCGAAAAGCCGAGTGTTGTCAAAAAAAAGGCAGTCGAGGCAGCGAAACGCAAACGAGACAAAAAGAAAAGACTATTTGCTAAAAAAGATAAACTGTAA
- the fbp gene encoding class 1 fructose-bisphosphatase, which produces MNATPKQKKLISLSQFILEEQLKIPHASGEFTALLSHLVYAAKIVGREVRKAGLLDDILGATDDTNVQGETQMKLDQYADNAFNQSLKICGHLCVLASEEHEHIIPIPGGYNIGKYTMAIDPLDGSSNIDTNVSIGTIFSIHQRLEPNSKEPGNEKDLLQQGHLQRCAGYIIYGSSTMLVLSTGKGVSGFTLDPSVGEFLLSHPNMQMPESGDIYSANEGNASYWSPEVQAYLQKIKSIEGGKKPKTARYIGSLVADFHRNLLKGGIFLYPNDTKSSKYPNGKLRLLYEAAPMAYIAEQAGGMAVTVKGERILDLTPKDLHERTTLIIGSKKEVEEFLTFVPKP; this is translated from the coding sequence GTGAACGCAACACCGAAACAAAAAAAACTTATCTCTCTATCGCAATTCATTCTAGAAGAGCAACTCAAAATCCCTCATGCTTCGGGAGAATTTACTGCCCTTCTTAGCCACCTCGTCTACGCCGCCAAAATTGTTGGTCGAGAAGTCAGAAAAGCGGGGCTTTTAGATGATATTCTCGGAGCCACGGACGATACGAACGTTCAGGGAGAAACCCAAATGAAACTGGACCAATATGCAGACAATGCCTTTAACCAGTCCCTAAAAATTTGTGGTCATCTTTGTGTCCTTGCCAGCGAAGAACACGAACACATCATCCCCATTCCTGGTGGATACAATATTGGAAAATACACGATGGCAATCGATCCTTTGGACGGATCCTCTAACATCGACACAAATGTATCGATTGGGACCATTTTCTCTATCCACCAAAGGTTAGAACCTAATTCCAAAGAACCTGGAAACGAAAAAGATTTATTACAACAGGGCCACTTACAACGCTGTGCCGGTTATATTATTTATGGTTCTTCCACAATGCTTGTCCTTTCCACAGGAAAGGGTGTTTCCGGATTTACCTTAGATCCAAGCGTAGGCGAATTTTTACTCTCACATCCCAATATGCAAATGCCCGAATCTGGGGACATTTATTCTGCCAATGAAGGAAATGCCTCCTATTGGTCTCCGGAAGTACAAGCCTACCTCCAAAAGATCAAATCCATCGAAGGAGGAAAAAAACCAAAAACAGCCCGTTATATCGGTTCTCTCGTGGCGGATTTCCATAGAAACCTTCTAAAAGGAGGAATTTTCCTTTATCCAAATGATACAAAGTCTTCCAAGTATCCCAATGGAAAACTCCGTTTGTTGTACGAAGCAGCCCCCATGGCCTATATCGCAGAACAGGCAGGCGGTATGGCGGTAACGGTGAAGGGAGAGAGAATCCTTGATCTGACTCCGAAAGATCTCCATGAAAGAACAACGCTCATTATTGGTAGCAAAAAGGAAGTAGAAGAATTCCTTACATTTGTTCCTAAGCCATAA
- the pdhA gene encoding pyruvate dehydrogenase (acetyl-transferring) E1 component subunit alpha yields MVSSIPKDSQSVSELKEFYRQMVLIRKFEEAAAKAYSVGKIGGFLHLYIGQEAVGVGSIAALTPNDYIVSTYRDHGHALARGLSPKPLMAELFGKGTGISKGNGGSMHFFDRNAHFMGGHGIVGGHISLAAGIAFASKFKKEDSVTICFFGEGAANIGSFHEGLNLAAIWKLPVVFICENNHYAMGTPEYRALAVKDVSVRAYAYDMARDHIEGDEVRKVRDHVQVAVERARRGEGPTLIEVSTYRFRGHSMSDPAKYRTKEELDAYKKKDPLMRARHELELGGIKTEELDKMDLDIQTQIDEAYQYAETSPEPPLSQLHKYVYAEDK; encoded by the coding sequence TTGGTTTCTTCTATCCCAAAAGACTCACAATCAGTGAGCGAGTTGAAAGAGTTCTACAGACAAATGGTACTTATACGAAAGTTTGAGGAAGCCGCTGCCAAAGCCTATAGTGTAGGAAAGATTGGCGGTTTTTTACATTTGTACATCGGCCAAGAGGCTGTGGGTGTTGGTTCCATTGCGGCCCTTACACCGAATGACTATATTGTTTCCACATATAGAGACCACGGCCATGCATTGGCAAGGGGACTAAGTCCCAAACCTCTGATGGCAGAGTTATTTGGAAAAGGAACGGGTATATCAAAAGGTAACGGCGGTTCGATGCACTTTTTCGATCGTAACGCTCATTTTATGGGTGGGCATGGAATTGTGGGTGGCCATATCTCTCTTGCCGCTGGGATTGCTTTTGCTTCCAAATTTAAAAAAGAAGATTCGGTTACCATTTGTTTTTTCGGAGAAGGTGCTGCCAATATTGGTTCCTTTCATGAAGGTTTAAACCTTGCTGCCATTTGGAAACTCCCGGTTGTGTTTATTTGCGAAAACAACCATTATGCGATGGGAACCCCCGAATACCGTGCTCTTGCAGTCAAAGATGTTTCCGTGAGAGCTTATGCTTATGACATGGCTCGGGATCATATCGAAGGGGATGAAGTGAGAAAGGTAAGAGACCATGTCCAAGTGGCTGTAGAACGAGCAAGGCGCGGTGAAGGACCAACTCTTATCGAAGTTTCTACATATCGTTTTCGAGGGCATTCGATGTCCGACCCTGCCAAATACAGAACCAAAGAAGAATTGGATGCTTATAAAAAGAAAGACCCTCTCATGCGTGCAAGACATGAACTAGAATTAGGTGGGATCAAAACAGAAGAATTAGATAAAATGGATTTAGACATCCAAACACAAATTGATGAAGCTTATCAGTATGCAGAGACTTCACCAGAACCTCCCCTTTCCCAATTACACAAGTATGTGTATGCCGAGGATAAATAA
- a CDS encoding pyruvate dehydrogenase complex E1 component subunit beta translates to MAILTYREALNRAMVEEMEKDPLIYLMGEEVGHYQGAYKVSQGMLDKFGEERVIDTPISENGFAGIGVGSAMVGLRPIIEFMTWNFSLVAIDQIINSAAKMNYMSGGQFPMPIVFRGAGGAGGRLGAQHSQAFESWYAHCPGLKVVCPATPKDAYGLLKSSIRDNNPTIFIESEVLYGSKGEVPEQEYTIPLGLGEIKRKGTDITLVTWSRALGFAEEAAAILEKEGISVEIVDLRSLRPLDENLIYESVKKTNRAVVVEEGWPVAGFGAQIAYLIQKNAFAYLDHPVERVTQMDVPMPYAANLERMSLPNATRVADTIREMLQ, encoded by the coding sequence ATGGCCATCCTAACATATAGAGAAGCACTCAACCGAGCCATGGTGGAAGAGATGGAAAAAGATCCATTGATTTACCTGATGGGAGAAGAAGTTGGACATTACCAAGGAGCTTATAAAGTTTCCCAAGGAATGCTTGATAAGTTCGGAGAGGAACGTGTGATCGACACCCCTATTTCCGAAAATGGATTTGCCGGGATTGGAGTGGGTTCGGCAATGGTCGGCCTACGTCCCATCATTGAGTTTATGACTTGGAACTTTTCTCTTGTAGCCATTGACCAAATCATCAATTCAGCAGCTAAGATGAATTATATGAGTGGGGGACAATTTCCCATGCCGATTGTTTTTCGTGGTGCCGGTGGTGCGGGAGGAAGGCTCGGTGCCCAACACTCGCAAGCATTTGAATCGTGGTATGCACATTGTCCTGGACTTAAAGTCGTTTGTCCTGCCACACCGAAGGATGCCTATGGCCTGCTCAAGTCATCCATCAGAGACAATAACCCCACAATTTTTATCGAATCGGAAGTGTTATACGGTTCCAAAGGAGAAGTCCCGGAACAAGAATACACAATTCCTTTAGGTCTTGGTGAAATCAAAAGAAAAGGAACAGACATCACACTTGTGACTTGGTCAAGAGCCCTTGGTTTTGCAGAAGAAGCCGCAGCCATCTTAGAAAAAGAAGGAATCTCTGTGGAGATTGTGGACCTACGCAGTTTACGCCCGTTAGATGAAAATCTCATCTACGAATCGGTCAAAAAAACAAACCGCGCTGTGGTTGTGGAAGAAGGATGGCCAGTCGCCGGATTTGGAGCCCAGATTGCTTACCTCATCCAAAAAAATGCATTTGCTTACCTTGACCATCCAGTAGAACGAGTCACACAAATGGATGTACCCATGCCTTACGCTGCCAACTTAGAACGAATGAGTTTGCCCAATGCAACAAGAGTTGCCGATACCATCCGAGAGATGTTACAGTAG
- a CDS encoding pyruvate dehydrogenase complex dihydrolipoamide acetyltransferase, with product MAKIQEMTQLSPTMEEGTIVKWLKKEGDSVSPGDIIAEVETDKAVMEMEAFETGVILKILHTEGAKLKVGEALAVIGKPGEDVSTLLAGIPQKSASAPSPSTQAVASKENLNLTPTAAKVEPVAVGSPTKESPSTSVLPQTQTPKENGTSVGVSPNRGGLRVLASPLAKSIAIENGIDLHTVIGTGPEGRITKNDVLDTLNKGKSSRSSSVGPSRADEVVTLNGMRKTIAKRLTESKQNLPHFYLNVDVNAKAMESFRLELSEFQKHLDQELQVKVSLNDIIVKATATALKLHPKVNASFQGDSILQFGRVDVGIAVSLDGGLLTPVIRNADGKSILEISREVKELAKRARERKLKPEEFSNGTFTISNLGMYGISRFTAIINEPESGILAVGSVEDKPVVENGAVVAGRVLSLTLSCDHRVIDGAVGAEFLRTLKSLLEQPNLLAAVI from the coding sequence ATGGCAAAAATTCAAGAAATGACCCAACTTTCTCCTACGATGGAAGAAGGTACCATTGTGAAATGGTTGAAAAAAGAAGGAGATTCTGTTTCTCCCGGTGACATCATTGCTGAAGTAGAAACAGACAAAGCGGTGATGGAAATGGAAGCCTTTGAAACAGGAGTGATTTTGAAAATCCTACATACCGAAGGCGCCAAACTCAAAGTAGGTGAAGCCTTGGCTGTGATAGGAAAACCCGGCGAAGATGTATCAACTCTCCTCGCAGGAATTCCACAAAAAAGTGCATCGGCACCAAGCCCATCCACACAAGCAGTGGCTTCGAAGGAAAATCTAAATCTAACGCCTACCGCTGCCAAGGTAGAACCGGTTGCCGTAGGATCTCCAACAAAAGAGAGCCCTTCCACAAGCGTGCTACCCCAAACACAAACTCCTAAAGAAAATGGAACTAGTGTGGGAGTTTCTCCAAACCGAGGAGGACTCCGTGTCCTTGCTTCTCCTTTGGCTAAGTCCATTGCCATTGAAAACGGAATCGATTTACACACTGTCATTGGAACAGGACCCGAAGGTCGGATCACCAAAAATGATGTACTGGATACATTAAACAAAGGTAAGAGTTCCCGGTCATCCTCGGTCGGACCTTCTCGTGCCGATGAAGTGGTCACCTTAAACGGAATGCGTAAAACCATTGCCAAACGTTTGACCGAATCCAAACAAAATCTCCCCCACTTCTATTTGAATGTGGATGTGAATGCAAAAGCAATGGAATCCTTTCGTTTAGAACTCTCGGAATTCCAAAAACATTTGGACCAAGAATTACAAGTGAAGGTCAGCCTAAACGATATCATAGTGAAAGCCACTGCCACTGCCCTAAAGCTTCATCCTAAAGTAAACGCCAGTTTCCAAGGGGACTCTATTTTACAATTTGGTCGAGTGGATGTAGGGATTGCCGTTTCTTTGGATGGAGGATTATTAACACCTGTTATCCGTAATGCAGATGGGAAATCCATTTTAGAAATTTCTCGTGAGGTAAAGGAACTAGCCAAACGAGCTCGCGAACGAAAACTGAAACCCGAAGAATTTTCCAATGGGACCTTTACCATTTCCAATTTGGGAATGTATGGGATCAGTCGGTTCACAGCCATCATCAATGAACCAGAAAGTGGAATCCTAGCAGTTGGATCTGTGGAAGACAAACCGGTTGTGGAAAACGGGGCCGTGGTAGCAGGCCGGGTTTTGTCTCTGACCCTTTCTTGCGACCACCGAGTGATCGATGGTGCCGTCGGGGCCGAATTCCTAAGAACCCTAAAAAGTCTTTTAGAACAGCCAAACCTTTTGGCGGCTGTGATTTGA